One genomic window of Stieleria sp. JC731 includes the following:
- a CDS encoding HTTM domain-containing protein translates to MTNQPTQATSDQAGSYSESLSKWFDVWDRFWFTPRLPHVLCAMRIAAGAMLFYCHLVLLGSLLDFVGPNGWINSEMARQLHDGAFGANDWARSYLWHIESPTLLYAHHAITLVIMAAMTIGLGTRIVVPIALFLQLMYLHRLTGALFGLDQIVTYITMYLVIAPSGACFSVDALLRKRFVEGAAGSRFVAWLLPDASPSVAANIATRLLQLHLCVIYLFGGLSKARGETWWNGMAVWYAVSNFEYQSLNMTWLSRYPAIISALSNATLFWEVFYCALVWPRVTRPFVLGIAVMVHGGIALFLGMITFGTMMIVANGIFLSPNLFRSREDKLADETHGVDIELSEDEALVASESELDRQLENPDLSADERERLKKKKQKIREAAERINRRYKALKQREAKYEVRVKKLRQREAKIKDLVEKRRARNRKKPNQDDE, encoded by the coding sequence ATGACAAATCAGCCAACACAAGCGACATCTGATCAGGCCGGGTCCTATTCGGAATCACTTTCGAAGTGGTTTGACGTCTGGGATCGGTTCTGGTTTACGCCACGGTTGCCGCATGTCTTATGTGCGATGCGTATCGCGGCAGGTGCGATGTTGTTTTATTGCCATCTTGTGCTTTTAGGAAGTCTGTTGGACTTCGTCGGCCCGAATGGCTGGATCAACAGCGAGATGGCGAGGCAGCTTCATGACGGAGCGTTCGGCGCCAACGATTGGGCAAGAAGTTACTTGTGGCATATCGAAAGCCCCACGCTGTTATACGCTCACCACGCAATCACGTTGGTGATCATGGCTGCGATGACAATCGGTTTGGGAACTCGGATCGTTGTTCCGATCGCTTTGTTTCTGCAGTTGATGTACTTGCATCGACTGACAGGCGCGCTTTTCGGTCTCGATCAGATCGTTACCTACATCACCATGTATCTCGTGATCGCACCCAGTGGCGCATGCTTTTCGGTTGATGCGTTGTTGCGAAAGCGATTTGTCGAAGGGGCTGCTGGCTCAAGATTCGTGGCTTGGTTGTTGCCCGATGCGTCGCCCAGTGTCGCGGCAAATATCGCGACTCGGCTTTTGCAGTTGCATCTTTGTGTGATTTATCTCTTTGGTGGGCTTTCCAAAGCACGCGGCGAGACTTGGTGGAATGGCATGGCCGTTTGGTATGCCGTTTCGAATTTCGAATATCAATCGCTGAATATGACTTGGCTTTCCAGGTATCCCGCGATCATTTCGGCGCTATCCAATGCGACGTTATTTTGGGAAGTCTTCTATTGTGCTCTCGTTTGGCCTCGCGTCACTCGGCCATTTGTCCTTGGCATCGCTGTCATGGTTCACGGCGGGATCGCGTTGTTTCTTGGCATGATTACTTTTGGGACGATGATGATTGTTGCCAATGGGATCTTTCTATCGCCGAATCTATTCCGCTCGCGGGAAGACAAACTCGCTGACGAAACACACGGGGTTGATATAGAACTGTCCGAAGATGAAGCCTTGGTGGCGAGTGAAAGTGAATTGGATCGTCAGCTGGAAAACCCGGATTTGTCTGCCGATGAACGGGAAAGGCTGAAAAAGAAGAAACAGAAAATTCGCGAGGCCGCCGAGCGAATCAATCGTCGTTACAAGGCATTGAAGCAACGAGAAGCGAAGTACGAGGTTCGCGTCAAAAAGTTGCGGCAGCGAGAAGCAAAGATCAAGGATTTGGTAGAGAAGCGGCGGGCACGAAATCGCAAAAAGCCAAATCAAGACGACGAGTAG
- a CDS encoding M28 family peptidase, whose protein sequence is MAETSKVLPRQAIGYPGTPLFSLQIDTYGKSSLREKRMLVAGGMLFVCLALGLLTYRGPAPLGTDASGNVPSAGRMRQDLNVLLGDPPLQHSAGTIEGEAFLDRLERMLADRGAETKRIEIPFDLSKQDWHPSSRISLLPDDTTLKNLLASYPGTDPSLAPILIATHHDSCPWGPGAGDAGSAIVAMTEYARILGRNPPQRTTHFLFTDGEEFGLLGAHALYAHKALAISEPAFVLNFDARGTRGGVPMFETYQGNRAAVTTLINELAYPKITTSLAVLIYRSLPNATDFDVFQGNFGWAGFNFATIGGAEYYHTPQDVPANLSDRTLQHMGNHVASMHLALDPLSEEQLATFNGDDARRDAVFFDVFGIYVITIEPMTQLLLAAFSLCLIGLKTIRSSKARILRSIPRLFGLAVLVILASAIIGGISLLVLKMTPYRNLRYTPVDLQAGLVTVLLALIGTTLLVDKLLSRLFPTDTDLDFVAAVWLATSLLATIVAWLIPAGGYLLVFPSLIYAVAVNLPRLERLAAWLGWMSFCILLGPTLVLLVQAIGPWNQPIYAAIAGLLTIPMAAAWIGGQADRSIDNAVKSKVLAEAT, encoded by the coding sequence TTGGCTGAAACATCCAAGGTATTGCCACGTCAGGCAATTGGATATCCTGGGACACCGTTGTTCAGTTTGCAAATTGACACGTACGGGAAAAGCTCGTTGCGAGAAAAACGCATGCTTGTCGCCGGCGGAATGCTTTTCGTCTGCCTGGCACTGGGACTACTGACTTATCGCGGCCCGGCCCCACTGGGTACCGATGCTTCAGGCAATGTGCCTTCAGCCGGACGCATGCGACAGGATCTAAACGTGTTGCTGGGTGATCCTCCTCTTCAACACTCTGCCGGGACCATTGAAGGCGAGGCCTTTCTGGATCGACTCGAAAGGATGCTCGCTGATCGTGGTGCGGAGACCAAACGCATCGAGATCCCGTTCGACCTTTCAAAACAAGATTGGCATCCGTCAAGCCGCATCAGTTTGTTGCCAGACGACACCACCCTAAAAAACCTACTGGCAAGTTACCCCGGAACCGATCCTTCGCTGGCGCCGATCTTGATCGCGACTCACCATGACTCATGTCCTTGGGGGCCAGGTGCTGGCGATGCAGGGTCTGCAATCGTTGCGATGACGGAGTATGCCAGGATCCTTGGTCGGAATCCGCCGCAAAGGACAACTCATTTCCTATTCACCGACGGCGAGGAATTTGGTTTGCTGGGCGCGCATGCGTTGTACGCTCATAAAGCCCTTGCGATCAGCGAACCGGCATTCGTCCTGAACTTTGATGCGCGAGGCACCCGTGGTGGAGTCCCCATGTTCGAAACCTATCAAGGGAACCGAGCGGCTGTCACAACGCTAATCAATGAACTGGCCTATCCAAAGATTACGACTTCGCTGGCAGTCCTGATCTATCGATCGCTCCCCAACGCGACCGATTTCGATGTCTTCCAAGGCAACTTCGGTTGGGCTGGATTTAACTTTGCGACCATTGGCGGTGCAGAGTATTACCACACGCCACAAGATGTTCCGGCGAACCTGAGTGATCGCACATTGCAGCATATGGGAAACCATGTCGCGTCAATGCATCTTGCCCTGGACCCACTTTCCGAAGAGCAACTCGCTACTTTTAATGGCGATGACGCCAGACGTGATGCAGTATTCTTTGACGTCTTTGGAATTTATGTCATCACAATTGAACCGATGACACAATTGCTACTAGCGGCTTTTTCTTTGTGCCTGATTGGTCTGAAAACGATTCGATCCAGTAAGGCTCGCATTCTGCGATCGATACCGCGATTGTTTGGACTGGCAGTACTCGTCATCCTTGCGAGTGCGATCATTGGTGGGATCAGTTTGCTGGTTCTCAAGATGACACCGTACCGAAACCTGCGTTACACGCCGGTCGATTTGCAAGCGGGTCTAGTGACAGTTCTTTTAGCTTTGATCGGAACGACGCTTCTGGTCGACAAACTTTTGTCTCGATTGTTCCCGACAGATACCGACTTGGACTTTGTCGCTGCGGTTTGGTTGGCAACGAGTCTACTTGCCACAATTGTTGCTTGGCTGATTCCCGCGGGCGGATACCTGCTCGTTTTCCCCTCGTTGATTTATGCGGTTGCGGTTAATCTTCCGCGACTCGAAAGGCTTGCCGCTTGGCTAGGATGGATGTCGTTCTGCATCCTATTGGGACCGACACTCGTTCTGTTGGTGCAAGCGATCGGCCCTTGGAACCAGCCTATCTATGCCGCGATCGCTGGCCTATTGACGATTCCAATGGCAGCCGCTTGGATTGGTGGTCAAGCAGATCGATCGATTGACAACGCCGTTAAATCCAAAGTTCTCGCTGAAGCGACATAG
- a CDS encoding FliG C-terminal domain-containing protein gives MHDLETDERHLATRQIAILLQALPARTHRVLVGQLSQDDKLEINQRLKQLGQSDPLEQYRVMKLLREELQAGTNDAERVESEIQDEIQIGRARVSRKRRTGSSYLSPEIKSKSAESAETPPPVTNRIANTAKQNPSTDSDATTDEPVYQVSSIRFSDFYQSQAVGVMPASGLFGQTNQESPEQRSERSSSDYQDLRPPRLRRSTATTDSDQSIGEDELLREIDKFLQQLPPRELCRALAMVTTRQAFLVLCGLPNEKAEAVLALLPRRKAKKVRSDMRSIGPLQLSDIDDAKRVLAEIAIEQQKDDLSVAA, from the coding sequence ATGCACGACCTAGAAACCGACGAACGACATCTTGCCACTCGGCAAATCGCAATCTTGCTGCAAGCTCTGCCCGCGCGCACCCACCGCGTCCTCGTTGGGCAGCTTAGCCAAGACGACAAGCTGGAAATCAATCAAAGGTTGAAACAACTGGGTCAGTCTGACCCGCTTGAACAGTATCGTGTCATGAAGTTGCTACGCGAAGAGTTGCAGGCGGGCACGAATGATGCCGAACGTGTTGAGTCGGAAATCCAAGACGAAATCCAAATCGGTCGAGCACGTGTCTCGCGAAAGCGACGCACAGGAAGCAGTTACCTCTCTCCAGAAATAAAATCGAAATCGGCTGAGTCTGCTGAAACACCACCGCCAGTTACAAACCGTATCGCCAACACTGCGAAGCAGAATCCATCGACCGATTCAGATGCGACAACTGACGAACCGGTTTACCAAGTCAGCTCGATTCGTTTTTCAGATTTTTATCAATCGCAAGCCGTTGGTGTGATGCCTGCGTCCGGTTTGTTTGGTCAGACAAATCAAGAATCGCCAGAACAACGCTCCGAACGCAGTTCGTCAGACTACCAAGACTTGCGTCCACCAAGACTTCGTCGCTCGACCGCCACGACGGACTCAGATCAGTCGATCGGTGAAGACGAACTACTGCGAGAGATCGACAAGTTCTTGCAACAGCTTCCGCCACGTGAACTGTGTCGTGCCCTAGCCATGGTCACGACTCGCCAAGCCTTTCTTGTTCTCTGTGGACTCCCTAACGAAAAGGCAGAAGCGGTCTTGGCTTTGTTGCCGCGACGAAAAGCGAAAAAGGTTCGAAGCGATATGCGAAGCATCGGACCGCTACAGCTTTCGGACATCGATGACGCAAAACGAGTCTTGGCCGAAATCGCAATCGAACAACAGAAAGACGACTTATCCGTCGCTGCCTAA
- a CDS encoding glutathione peroxidase yields the protein MATAEKQDDHECALDFKMKDIDGKEVDLEDYEGKVVLIVNTASQCGLTPQYTGLEALYQKYKDKGFVILGFPCNQFGGQEPGTDAEIKTFCSTKHNVSFPMFSKVEVNAEDACDLYKYLTSKDVKPKGAGSVSWNFEKFLIDREGKLIARFAPPTKPSDSALVKAIESQL from the coding sequence ATGGCTACCGCGGAAAAACAAGATGACCACGAATGTGCTCTCGATTTCAAAATGAAAGACATCGATGGCAAAGAGGTCGACCTGGAAGACTATGAAGGCAAGGTGGTGTTGATCGTGAACACCGCCAGCCAATGTGGCCTCACACCGCAATACACTGGCCTGGAAGCGTTGTATCAAAAGTACAAAGACAAGGGCTTTGTCATCCTCGGTTTCCCCTGCAACCAATTCGGTGGCCAGGAACCAGGAACCGATGCGGAAATCAAAACGTTCTGCAGCACCAAGCACAACGTTTCGTTCCCGATGTTCAGCAAAGTTGAAGTGAACGCCGAAGACGCTTGCGATCTGTATAAGTATCTCACCAGCAAAGACGTGAAGCCAAAAGGTGCCGGTTCGGTAAGCTGGAACTTTGAAAAGTTCTTGATCGACCGCGAAGGCAAGCTGATCGCGCGGTTCGCTCCGCCTACGAAACCGAGTGACAGTGCGTTGGTGAAGGCAATCGAATCACAACTGTAA
- a CDS encoding alpha/beta hydrolase has protein sequence MSNSDDLKSDPDSQTLQPSTLARWKRRTVVCVRTLIAVYVVILLTMVLMEARLLFPAAYHDVSPSADSLASAWTYSSTDGSPIIGQLFERPDAERTVLFLHGNATFASRQAEFAKQLSGIFNANILVAEYRAFVDDEVTPSESNLIADSIAAFDALRDHYELNDQDIIVYGRSLGGGCAAAIAEQRQIEHLVLDRTFDSAANVAAGRYPFIPVHLVMSNQFDSIRRLRSFEGNLIQFHGETDEVIPFENGRNLYEMASTANKHFIQRDEFGHLKPISDEVLRELFSHLPSTK, from the coding sequence ATGTCAAATTCCGACGACCTGAAATCTGATCCAGATAGCCAGACCCTCCAGCCCAGCACGCTTGCTCGGTGGAAACGACGGACCGTCGTCTGCGTGCGAACTCTGATCGCAGTCTACGTGGTCATTCTATTGACGATGGTTTTGATGGAAGCGAGACTGCTGTTCCCTGCAGCCTACCATGACGTCAGTCCTAGCGCCGACTCGCTCGCCTCCGCCTGGACCTATTCGTCAACTGACGGTTCACCGATCATCGGCCAACTCTTCGAACGTCCTGATGCCGAACGAACCGTGTTGTTTCTTCACGGAAACGCGACGTTTGCAAGTCGCCAAGCTGAATTCGCGAAACAGCTCAGTGGTATCTTCAATGCCAACATTCTCGTCGCAGAATACCGAGCATTTGTTGACGACGAGGTCACTCCATCGGAATCAAACCTGATTGCCGATTCAATCGCAGCCTTCGATGCACTCCGTGACCACTACGAACTGAATGACCAAGACATCATCGTTTACGGTCGATCACTCGGCGGGGGATGTGCAGCGGCGATCGCGGAGCAACGTCAGATCGAGCACCTGGTGCTTGATCGAACATTTGACTCTGCCGCTAACGTTGCAGCCGGACGCTACCCATTCATTCCGGTCCACTTGGTCATGAGCAACCAATTTGATTCGATCCGTCGCCTGAGATCGTTCGAGGGAAACTTGATTCAGTTCCATGGAGAAACAGACGAAGTCATCCCTTTCGAAAACGGTCGGAACTTGTATGAAATGGCTTCAACTGCGAATAAGCATTTCATACAACGCGATGAATTCGGGCACCTAAAGCCGATCTCTGATGAAGTACTTCGCGAGCTATTTAGCCATTTACCGTCGACGAAGTGA
- the aspS gene encoding aspartate--tRNA ligase — MLRTHTCGELRKEHVGTEVTLCGWVENRRDHGGAVFIDLRDRYGLTQVVIGPPEAGAAQIDAAGHVPIESVILVRGTVANRLEGKTNEKLATGEIEVRCPELKVLNACQTPPFTPSQADLPGEDLRLKYRFLDLRRPEMQRAMVLRSQIVKTMRDYFAEHDFIDVETPILGRSTPEGARDYLVPSRVHPGNFYALPQSPQLYKQILMVAGFDRYVQVAKCFRDEDLRADRQPEFTQLDLEMSFVDSDDIMGLIDGLVSKTAKEILGKDVQLPLPRMTYDEAMRRFGHDAPDLRFGMEITDVTSVGKKTEFRVFRSVADSGNFIRGLRAEGAAEKYSRRQIDELTEFVKDFGAKGLAWFRVEEDGSLWSPIAKNFEAEHLAEIKSLMGGEPGDLLLFLADSWEVTCKGLNALRKRLGAELELYKPGDLHCSWVTEFPMFERDDESGRWVAMHHPFTAPLESDFEKLDSDPKGCRAQAYDLVINGSEAGGGTIRIHDQGIQSKVFGLMDIDEETAEDRFGFLLNALRFGAPPHGGIALGIDRWVMLFAGLENIREVIAFPKTQKASDLMTEAPGSVDTAQLNELHLRTLANKSE; from the coding sequence GTGCTGCGAACACACACCTGCGGCGAACTGCGCAAAGAACACGTCGGAACCGAAGTTACCCTGTGCGGTTGGGTCGAAAATCGACGCGATCACGGCGGAGCCGTCTTCATCGACCTGCGAGACCGTTACGGTTTGACGCAAGTTGTGATCGGCCCCCCCGAAGCCGGTGCTGCACAGATTGATGCCGCCGGACACGTGCCGATCGAAAGCGTGATTTTGGTGCGTGGAACGGTGGCCAACCGCTTGGAAGGCAAGACCAACGAAAAGCTGGCGACTGGCGAAATCGAAGTCCGCTGTCCCGAGCTAAAGGTCCTGAACGCTTGCCAGACCCCACCATTCACCCCAAGCCAAGCTGACTTGCCGGGCGAAGACTTGCGGTTGAAGTATCGCTTCTTGGATTTGCGTCGTCCCGAAATGCAACGTGCGATGGTTCTGCGAAGCCAGATCGTCAAGACGATGCGCGATTACTTCGCCGAGCACGACTTTATTGATGTCGAGACGCCGATCTTGGGCCGCAGCACCCCCGAAGGTGCTCGCGACTACTTGGTCCCTAGCCGCGTTCACCCGGGCAACTTTTATGCGTTGCCGCAGTCGCCGCAGCTATACAAACAGATCTTGATGGTCGCCGGTTTTGATCGTTACGTCCAAGTCGCCAAATGTTTCCGCGACGAAGACTTGCGTGCCGATCGCCAGCCAGAATTCACCCAGTTGGACTTGGAAATGTCGTTTGTCGATTCAGACGACATTATGGGACTGATTGACGGTCTGGTTTCTAAAACGGCCAAAGAGATTCTGGGCAAGGATGTGCAATTGCCACTTCCCCGAATGACTTATGACGAAGCGATGCGTCGCTTTGGGCATGACGCGCCTGACTTGCGTTTCGGGATGGAAATCACCGACGTGACTTCGGTTGGCAAGAAGACCGAATTCCGCGTCTTCCGCTCGGTCGCTGACTCGGGCAACTTCATCCGCGGCTTGCGAGCCGAAGGTGCTGCCGAAAAGTACTCGCGCCGCCAAATTGACGAGCTAACCGAGTTCGTTAAAGACTTCGGAGCGAAAGGACTCGCGTGGTTCCGCGTCGAAGAAGACGGCTCACTTTGGAGCCCGATCGCGAAGAACTTCGAAGCGGAGCATCTTGCCGAAATCAAGTCGCTCATGGGCGGCGAACCCGGCGACTTGTTGTTGTTCCTTGCCGATTCGTGGGAAGTCACCTGCAAAGGCCTCAACGCATTGCGTAAACGACTGGGCGCCGAGCTTGAACTGTACAAGCCCGGTGATCTGCACTGCAGTTGGGTGACTGAGTTCCCAATGTTTGAACGTGATGACGAATCCGGCCGCTGGGTCGCGATGCACCACCCCTTCACCGCTCCACTCGAATCAGACTTCGAAAAGCTCGATAGCGATCCCAAAGGGTGCCGCGCCCAAGCGTACGATCTGGTGATCAACGGTAGCGAAGCAGGTGGCGGGACCATCCGAATTCATGACCAAGGCATTCAATCGAAGGTCTTTGGCTTGATGGATATCGACGAGGAAACCGCTGAGGATCGTTTCGGGTTCTTGCTCAACGCGTTGCGTTTTGGTGCTCCACCACACGGCGGTATCGCATTGGGAATCGACCGTTGGGTCATGCTGTTTGCAGGACTAGAAAACATCCGCGAAGTCATCGCGTTCCCGAAAACCCAAAAGGCATCGGACTTGATGACCGAAGCACCCGGTTCGGTTGACACCGCACAACTGAACGAGCTTCATTTGCGAACGTTGGCAAACAAGTCTGAGTAG
- a CDS encoding sulfatase: MTLVLRLAPSSPLVSIFSSALCLFLWATSATKAHAEQASRPNILFAIADDWSFGHASAYGCAWVNTPSFDRIAREGLLFNNAYTPNAKCAPSRAIILTGRYSWQLEEAGNHMCFFPAKFGGYVERLSESGYFTGYTGKGWGPGIANDADGNRRSITGKNFAKRKAKPPAAMISNNDYASNFADFLAESPADQPWAFWFGTTEPHRGYEYGAGVRLGKKLEDIDRVPSYWPDNETIRNDMLDYAVEVEHYDNHLGRILEHLEQAGQLDNTIVVATSDHGMPFPRAKGQAYDESNHIPLAIRWPAGIKHSGRVVGDFVDFTALAPTFLKAAGIEDPGPSMQPMTGRDLLDVFAADGPIADRDHVLVGKERHDIGRPNQGGYPIRGIRKGDWLYIRNYEVDRWPAGNPETGYLNCDGGPTKTEVLDLRRSGTATTFWRLCFGKRPQEELYHVGRDPDCVDNLVGNSDNAERLEQLRQQMETELTAQGDPRMQGNGSVFDNYEYTSPASDHFYERFMAGEDLKAGWVSPTDFEPLPDGVRGNSKSKKDEPDIEATVEAEAEQRSVGD, translated from the coding sequence ATGACATTGGTACTTCGACTTGCACCGTCGTCCCCTCTGGTTTCGATCTTCTCATCAGCCCTTTGTTTGTTTCTTTGGGCGACCTCTGCGACAAAGGCTCATGCGGAGCAAGCTTCACGTCCTAATATCCTCTTCGCGATTGCTGACGATTGGTCGTTTGGGCATGCCAGTGCGTACGGATGTGCGTGGGTCAACACACCCAGTTTCGATCGGATCGCTCGGGAGGGATTACTTTTCAATAATGCGTACACGCCCAATGCGAAATGTGCACCCTCGCGGGCGATCATTTTGACTGGACGGTATTCATGGCAACTCGAGGAAGCGGGGAACCATATGTGTTTCTTCCCTGCGAAATTCGGTGGCTATGTCGAACGTTTATCCGAAAGCGGCTACTTCACGGGATACACGGGCAAAGGCTGGGGGCCAGGGATCGCGAACGATGCAGACGGAAACCGGCGGAGCATCACCGGCAAAAATTTCGCAAAACGCAAAGCAAAGCCGCCAGCGGCGATGATTTCCAACAATGACTACGCATCGAACTTCGCAGACTTTCTAGCCGAATCGCCCGCAGATCAACCGTGGGCATTTTGGTTTGGCACGACCGAACCTCACCGTGGATATGAATATGGGGCAGGTGTTCGACTGGGGAAAAAGTTGGAAGATATCGACCGTGTGCCTAGCTACTGGCCCGACAATGAGACGATTCGAAACGACATGTTGGACTACGCCGTAGAAGTCGAGCACTACGACAACCATCTTGGTCGCATCCTTGAACATCTCGAACAAGCAGGGCAACTGGACAACACGATCGTTGTTGCCACAAGTGATCACGGGATGCCTTTTCCACGTGCGAAAGGTCAAGCGTATGACGAGTCAAATCACATTCCACTGGCAATCCGCTGGCCCGCTGGAATCAAGCATTCGGGACGAGTTGTCGGTGACTTTGTTGACTTTACCGCGTTGGCACCAACGTTTCTGAAGGCGGCCGGAATCGAGGATCCTGGGCCAAGTATGCAACCGATGACAGGTCGTGATTTGTTGGACGTGTTCGCTGCTGACGGACCTATCGCCGACCGTGACCACGTCTTGGTCGGAAAGGAGCGGCATGATATTGGTCGTCCGAATCAAGGTGGCTATCCGATACGCGGTATTCGAAAAGGCGACTGGCTCTACATTCGAAATTACGAGGTCGATCGTTGGCCAGCCGGAAACCCCGAGACTGGTTATTTGAACTGCGACGGCGGACCTACAAAGACTGAGGTTTTGGATTTAAGAAGGAGCGGAACCGCAACGACGTTTTGGCGTCTTTGCTTTGGGAAACGTCCTCAGGAAGAACTTTATCATGTCGGTCGTGATCCCGACTGTGTGGATAACTTGGTCGGTAACAGTGACAATGCGGAACGTTTGGAACAGTTACGTCAACAAATGGAAACTGAGTTGACCGCCCAAGGCGATCCGCGAATGCAAGGGAACGGATCGGTGTTCGATAACTACGAATACACATCCCCGGCGAGCGACCATTTCTATGAACGCTTCATGGCAGGTGAAGACTTAAAAGCGGGTTGGGTTTCACCGACCGACTTTGAGCCACTTCCAGATGGCGTACGGGGCAATTCTAAAAGCAAAAAAGACGAGCCCGATATCGAAGCTACGGTCGAAGCAGAAGCCGAACAGCGGAGTGTTGGCGATTGA
- a CDS encoding MFS transporter, whose translation MEQARGKLMLASFLTLVASGIGFATRTAAGGPWEREFDLGGGDFGAILGAGFLGFGLMIFFGGILVEKFGYKKLLVLAFVLHLVSAAMLFAANPLFDGWRESDPENATKNVFNVLFWSAFLFSICQGLYEAVINPLIAQIYPENKTHYLNILHAGWPAGMIIGGLFAAGFIGENCWFVELPWQWALSSFAIFVIAYGVLILPEKLPDTVGESSGSFAAVFSCFASVPFLVLIVLHALIGYMELGVDSWMTKLMENLLPNSVLILVYTSALMFILRFFAGPIVHKVNPIGLLFGSSVIACLGLLWLGSPIQSVGMIFVAATFYSLGKAFLWPTMLGVAGERYPQSGSVAMGALGAAGMLCVGQIAGPRIGTQQGFEMSQNLQAEAAETFERYADPEPVSSWGYEYRPLNAAKLNAANGTELAEGEGVDASAISNATLIPEEEKEALVANADTDIPAVQASYLYGGRQALTLTAYVPAMMAVGFLGLMIYFKSIGGYKVITLGGEEKDHESADDALDQPVPSEY comes from the coding sequence ATGGAACAAGCACGTGGAAAATTGATGCTTGCCAGCTTTTTGACGCTGGTGGCTTCTGGAATTGGTTTTGCAACACGAACCGCTGCCGGAGGCCCGTGGGAGAGAGAATTTGATTTGGGCGGGGGCGATTTCGGTGCAATCCTTGGTGCCGGATTCCTTGGCTTCGGTTTGATGATCTTCTTCGGTGGGATCCTGGTCGAGAAGTTCGGTTACAAAAAGCTTCTCGTCTTGGCGTTTGTCTTGCACCTCGTTAGTGCGGCGATGCTGTTTGCCGCCAACCCATTGTTTGACGGATGGCGCGAATCGGATCCCGAAAACGCGACCAAGAATGTCTTCAATGTTCTATTTTGGAGTGCGTTCCTGTTCTCCATTTGCCAAGGTTTGTACGAAGCGGTGATCAACCCGCTGATCGCGCAGATCTATCCCGAAAACAAGACACACTACCTGAACATTTTGCATGCCGGTTGGCCTGCGGGAATGATCATCGGCGGTTTGTTCGCCGCAGGTTTCATTGGCGAAAACTGCTGGTTTGTTGAACTGCCATGGCAATGGGCACTTTCTAGCTTCGCAATCTTTGTGATCGCTTACGGCGTATTGATCCTGCCCGAAAAACTGCCCGATACCGTTGGTGAATCGTCGGGAAGTTTCGCGGCCGTATTCTCGTGCTTCGCTTCGGTGCCGTTCCTGGTGTTGATCGTTCTGCACGCTTTGATCGGCTACATGGAACTTGGTGTCGACTCTTGGATGACCAAGTTGATGGAGAACCTGTTGCCAAACTCGGTTCTGATCTTGGTTTACACCTCGGCGTTGATGTTCATTCTGCGTTTCTTTGCCGGGCCAATCGTTCACAAAGTCAACCCAATCGGACTGCTCTTCGGTAGCTCGGTCATCGCTTGCTTGGGCTTGCTGTGGTTGGGATCGCCAATTCAAAGTGTTGGCATGATCTTCGTCGCTGCGACCTTCTACTCACTCGGTAAAGCGTTCCTGTGGCCGACGATGTTGGGTGTCGCGGGCGAGCGTTATCCACAGAGTGGTTCGGTCGCGATGGGTGCCTTGGGGGCTGCCGGTATGTTGTGTGTCGGGCAAATCGCCGGTCCACGAATCGGTACCCAGCAGGGGTTCGAGATGAGCCAAAACCTTCAGGCAGAAGCGGCGGAAACGTTCGAGCGTTACGCCGATCCCGAGCCGGTCAGTTCATGGGGCTATGAATATCGTCCTTTGAATGCTGCAAAGCTGAATGCGGCTAACGGAACAGAGTTGGCGGAAGGCGAAGGCGTCGACGCCTCCGCGATTTCCAACGCGACTTTGATTCCTGAAGAGGAAAAGGAAGCATTGGTCGCCAACGCTGACACGGATATTCCAGCGGTTCAAGCGTCATACCTTTACGGTGGACGCCAAGCGTTGACTTTGACCGCGTACGTTCCAGCAATGATGGCGGTCGGGTTCCTCGGCTTGATGATCTACTTCAAGTCCATCGGGGGCTACAAAGTCATCACCCTTGGTGGCGAAGAAAAAGATCACGAGTCGGCTGACGACGCATTGGATCAGCCGGTTCCCAGCGAGTACTAA